The Trichocoleus desertorum ATA4-8-CV12 genome includes a region encoding these proteins:
- the bchL gene encoding ferredoxin:protochlorophyllide reductase (ATP-dependent) iron-sulfur ATP-binding protein has translation MKLAVYGKGGIGKSTTSCNISAALAKRGKKVLQIGCDPKHDSTFTLTGFLIPTIIDTLQAKDYHYEDVWPEDVIYKGYGGVDCVEAGGPPAGAGCGGYVVGETVKLLKELNAFDEYDVILFDVLGDVVCGGFAAPLNYADYCLIVTDNGFDALFAANRIAASVREKARTHPLRLAGLIGNRTAKRDLIDKYIETVPMPVLEVLPLIEDIRVSRVKGKTLFEMAESDPSLNYVCDYYLSIADQILAQPEGVVPTDTPDRDLFALLSDFYLNPAPVQKREDEELDLMMV, from the coding sequence GTGAAACTAGCAGTTTATGGCAAAGGCGGGATCGGCAAATCGACAACGAGCTGCAATATTTCAGCTGCTTTAGCCAAGCGCGGTAAAAAGGTTTTACAAATTGGCTGTGACCCAAAGCATGACAGCACATTTACCTTAACGGGCTTCCTAATTCCCACCATCATTGACACACTGCAAGCCAAAGACTACCACTACGAAGATGTTTGGCCAGAAGATGTTATCTACAAGGGTTATGGTGGCGTAGACTGCGTGGAAGCAGGTGGCCCTCCCGCCGGAGCGGGTTGTGGTGGCTACGTGGTGGGTGAAACCGTTAAATTGTTGAAAGAACTCAACGCCTTTGATGAGTACGACGTGATTTTGTTTGACGTGTTGGGTGACGTAGTCTGCGGTGGCTTTGCGGCTCCCCTCAACTATGCCGACTACTGCTTGATCGTGACCGACAATGGTTTTGATGCTCTGTTCGCGGCTAACCGGATTGCAGCTTCGGTGCGGGAAAAAGCTAGAACTCACCCTCTGCGTCTAGCTGGTTTGATCGGTAATCGGACTGCCAAGCGCGACTTGATCGACAAGTACATTGAAACAGTGCCCATGCCCGTGCTGGAAGTTCTACCCCTAATCGAAGACATCCGGGTTTCCCGCGTAAAAGGCAAAACCTTGTTTGAGATGGCCGAGTCTGATCCTTCCTTGAACTATGTGTGCGACTACTACCTCAGCATTGCCGACCAGATTTTGGCTCAGCCAGAAGGTGTCGTACCCACCGATACTCCCGATCGCGACCTGTTTGCTCTCTTGTCTGATTTCTATCTCAACCCCGCACCAGTACAGAAAAGGGAAGACGAAGAACTAGATCTGATGATGGTCTAA
- a CDS encoding response regulator translates to MRDEDKTREQLLCEIAALRQRNDELEVLSQRTQALQQAKAEGQQLLVREQAARTVAESAERRAAFLAEASRVLASSLDYEATLNSVAQLAVPTIADWCFVDVLSPDGTLQRLAVVHLDPAKVAQAWELNQHYPPPPHALVGPAHAVRTGASELIPQISEEILVAYAQDAVHLKLLRSLGCQSSMVVPLIARDRVLGVITFATAESEQRYERVDLVLAEDLAQRAAIAVDNARLYQAAQAALQQREEALRLQQSVEQKLTLLVEASSTLISSLELNVLLPKILNLSCSLIAADAYAVWRFLPSLNKWQVVSAAGLSEAYQQSVIQVTTATPSMPDQPYVIEDVEQSPLLEIRKASYRQEGILALLVLPLKIHGETSGTLVFYYHQPHQFSPTEVRVGMALANLSASAIGTTELYQEQKSLRAEAEAANRIKDEFLAVLSHELRTPLNPILGWVKLLRGGKLEPAKAASALETIERNAKLQTQLIEDLLDVSRILQGKLTLSAHPVSLAAVINAAIETVRLAAEAKSIQIHTLLDGTVGQVLGDQNRLQQVIWNLLSNAVKFTPPGGRVEVKLEQVAQQAQIRVSDTGRGIAPEFLAYIFDYFRQADSTTTRLFGGLGLGLAIARNLIELHGGAIQAASAGENQGATFVVRLPIWQEEVGQHAPLPTRPKFLGSEPVLKNLKILLVDDDTDTREVMSFILEQSGATVVKVDSAAAALQTLSQMSLDLLLSDIGMPQVDGYMLIRQVRSLPPQQSGTIPAIALTAYAGETNQQQVLAAGFQQHMTKPIEPDQLIQAIAQLMGRANDTIS, encoded by the coding sequence ATGAGAGATGAAGACAAAACTAGAGAGCAACTCCTCTGTGAGATAGCAGCACTACGCCAGCGTAATGATGAGCTGGAAGTATTGAGCCAACGCACCCAAGCACTGCAACAGGCAAAAGCTGAGGGACAGCAGCTCCTAGTGCGAGAGCAGGCAGCCCGGACGGTGGCCGAATCGGCAGAGCGACGGGCCGCATTTTTAGCGGAAGCAAGCCGAGTTCTAGCCAGTTCTCTCGACTATGAAGCGACATTAAATAGTGTGGCCCAACTCGCCGTTCCAACGATCGCGGATTGGTGTTTTGTGGATGTCTTGAGTCCAGATGGGACGTTGCAACGCTTGGCCGTAGTTCATCTCGATCCCGCTAAGGTGGCTCAAGCGTGGGAATTAAACCAGCATTATCCACCCCCGCCTCACGCCCTTGTCGGTCCTGCCCATGCTGTGCGGACTGGGGCTTCAGAGCTAATTCCTCAGATCTCCGAAGAGATTTTGGTTGCCTATGCCCAAGATGCGGTTCATTTAAAGCTGTTGCGTAGTTTGGGTTGTCAGTCCTCAATGGTGGTGCCGCTGATTGCTCGCGATCGCGTGTTGGGTGTCATTACCTTTGCCACGGCTGAATCTGAGCAGCGCTATGAAAGAGTTGATTTGGTTTTGGCAGAAGATTTGGCGCAGCGGGCAGCGATCGCCGTAGACAACGCTCGTCTCTACCAAGCCGCTCAAGCAGCCCTCCAGCAGCGGGAAGAGGCACTGCGGCTTCAGCAAAGCGTCGAGCAGAAGTTAACGTTGTTGGTTGAAGCATCCAGTACTCTAATTAGTTCTCTAGAACTCAACGTTCTGCTGCCCAAGATTCTAAATCTATCTTGCAGTTTGATTGCCGCAGATGCCTATGCAGTTTGGCGCTTCCTGCCCTCCCTCAATAAATGGCAAGTCGTTTCAGCGGCGGGTCTGTCGGAGGCGTATCAACAATCTGTAATTCAAGTGACGACCGCTACACCGTCCATGCCAGACCAGCCTTATGTGATTGAGGATGTAGAGCAATCACCCCTCCTAGAAATTCGCAAGGCAAGCTATCGCCAAGAAGGGATTCTGGCGCTTCTGGTATTGCCGCTAAAAATTCATGGCGAAACCTCTGGAACTTTGGTGTTTTACTATCACCAACCCCACCAATTTAGTCCCACGGAAGTTCGGGTGGGAATGGCGCTGGCCAACTTATCTGCCTCAGCCATTGGGACAACGGAGCTATATCAGGAGCAGAAAAGCCTACGGGCAGAAGCGGAAGCAGCTAACCGGATCAAAGATGAATTTCTGGCTGTGCTGTCCCACGAATTACGCACCCCACTTAACCCCATTTTGGGTTGGGTCAAGTTGTTGAGAGGTGGCAAGCTAGAACCTGCCAAAGCGGCCTCAGCATTGGAGACGATTGAGCGTAATGCCAAGCTGCAAACTCAGCTCATTGAAGATTTGCTGGATGTTTCTCGAATTTTGCAAGGCAAGCTGACTCTGAGTGCTCATCCGGTCAGCTTAGCTGCTGTGATTAACGCCGCGATCGAGACAGTCCGGTTGGCCGCAGAAGCTAAGTCGATTCAGATTCACACTCTCTTGGATGGCACGGTGGGCCAAGTCTTAGGTGATCAAAACCGACTGCAACAGGTCATTTGGAATCTGCTCTCCAATGCGGTGAAGTTCACTCCCCCAGGCGGACGTGTAGAAGTGAAGCTGGAGCAAGTCGCTCAGCAAGCTCAAATTCGGGTGAGTGATACGGGTAGAGGTATTGCCCCAGAATTTCTAGCTTATATCTTTGATTACTTTCGCCAAGCGGATAGCACCACCACTCGCCTTTTCGGCGGCTTAGGGTTGGGCTTGGCGATCGCTCGGAACTTGATAGAGCTGCATGGTGGGGCGATTCAAGCGGCAAGTGCTGGAGAAAACCAAGGAGCCACTTTTGTGGTCCGTTTACCGATTTGGCAGGAGGAAGTCGGCCAGCATGCCCCCTTGCCTACGAGGCCCAAGTTTCTTGGCTCTGAACCTGTCCTGAAAAATTTAAAGATTTTGCTAGTAGATGATGATACGGATACACGAGAAGTCATGAGCTTCATCTTGGAGCAGTCTGGAGCTACAGTCGTCAAGGTTGATTCTGCGGCAGCGGCGCTACAAACCCTGAGCCAAATGTCCCTCGATCTGCTTTTGAGTGATATTGGCATGCCGCAGGTCGATGGTTATATGTTGATTCGCCAGGTGCGATCGCTGCCCCCCCAGCAAAGCGGCACCATTCCTGCGATCGCCCTGACTGCCTATGCAGGCGAGACTAACCAACAACAAGTGCTAGCAGCCGGGTTCCAACAGCATATGACAAAGCCGATTGAGCCTGATCAGCTGATCCAGGCGATCGCGCAACTGATGGGGCGGGCAAATGATACCATTTCGTAA
- a CDS encoding endonuclease MutS2, translated as MIQSETLDLLEWPRLCQHLSTFAATKLGAIAARHLTIPTTLDESLGLLVQTQEVYQLESRLTSGLSFEGISDIGEALERAERQGLLTGEELFAIATTLSGARNLRRVIDNQTDVPVLTELVAELRTYPELEQEIHRCIDERGKVMDRASPKLGEIREQQKQVRDRVYQMLQNILQRQSNAVQEQLITQRSDRFVLPVKAPQKDAIPGIIHDTSMSGATLYVEPHSTVQLNNQLRQLLRREQAEEEAVRQVLTTQVAEVKADLERLLAIATTLDLATARARYSLWLQANPPRFVDREAGENVTLRNLRHPLLVWQQQHEQGRAVVPIDLMIRPQIRVVAITGPNTGGKTVTLKTLGLAALMAKVGLFIPAREPVEIPWFDQVLTDIGDEQSIEQNLSTFSGHIRRISRILEAMTGRSLVLLDEVGAGTDPSEGSALAVALLKYLADQAQLAIATTHFGELKALKYQDERFENAAVEFDDVSLSPTYRLLWGIPGRSNALTIARRLGLKAEITTQAQQYVGGASEEVNEVIAGLEAQRRQQETKAQEASQLLEQAERLHRQVSQKATALQDRERDLQLAQERAVQDAIAQAKGEIAQVIRQLQQGPMTAQEAQKATNALNEIAGRRLPSKQKPVPPKPAFRPQVGDRIRIPRLGQTAEVLNGPDDDGELTVRFGLMKMTVKLQDVESLDGQKPEIVAKPKPAPEPPPVESKPAPVIRTSRNTVDIRGSRVADSETTLEEAIREAQAQGTVWIIHGHGTGRLRQGVHEFLKHHPQVERFELAEQAEGGSGVTVAYLK; from the coding sequence TTGATTCAATCTGAAACTTTAGACCTTTTAGAATGGCCGCGCCTGTGTCAGCATCTATCAACCTTTGCTGCCACTAAGTTAGGGGCGATCGCAGCACGGCACCTCACCATTCCCACCACATTAGATGAAAGCTTAGGGCTGCTCGTCCAAACCCAAGAAGTTTATCAACTAGAAAGCCGCCTCACATCGGGGCTGTCGTTTGAGGGTATCAGTGATATTGGCGAGGCTCTAGAACGGGCAGAGCGGCAAGGACTATTAACAGGGGAAGAGCTATTTGCGATCGCCACCACTTTATCAGGGGCTCGTAACCTCCGCCGCGTCATCGATAACCAAACAGACGTGCCTGTCTTAACTGAGCTAGTGGCAGAACTGCGAACCTATCCAGAATTAGAACAAGAAATTCATCGCTGCATTGACGAGCGCGGTAAGGTGATGGATCGAGCTAGCCCCAAGCTGGGCGAAATTCGGGAGCAACAAAAGCAGGTGCGCGATCGCGTCTATCAAATGTTGCAAAACATTCTGCAACGCCAATCAAATGCGGTGCAGGAGCAATTAATTACGCAGCGGAGCGATCGCTTTGTGCTTCCAGTCAAAGCACCCCAGAAAGACGCGATTCCGGGCATTATTCATGACACTTCTATGAGTGGGGCGACGCTGTATGTCGAGCCTCATTCCACGGTGCAGTTGAATAACCAGTTGCGGCAATTGCTGCGACGAGAACAGGCGGAAGAAGAAGCGGTGCGCCAAGTGCTGACCACTCAGGTTGCTGAAGTTAAGGCAGATTTGGAACGGTTGTTGGCGATCGCGACCACGCTCGACTTAGCCACAGCCCGCGCCCGCTACAGTTTATGGTTGCAAGCCAACCCACCCCGCTTTGTCGATCGAGAGGCAGGAGAAAATGTCACCCTGCGAAACTTGCGCCATCCGCTCCTGGTTTGGCAACAACAGCACGAACAAGGGCGAGCCGTAGTCCCTATTGATTTAATGATTCGGCCCCAGATTCGTGTCGTCGCCATCACTGGCCCCAACACGGGCGGTAAGACAGTAACCCTGAAAACTTTGGGCTTGGCGGCTTTGATGGCAAAGGTGGGGCTGTTTATCCCGGCTCGCGAACCTGTGGAAATTCCCTGGTTTGACCAAGTTTTGACTGACATTGGCGATGAGCAGTCGATTGAGCAAAACCTTTCGACCTTTTCGGGGCACATTCGCCGCATTAGTCGCATCCTTGAGGCGATGACGGGGCGATCGCTGGTACTGCTTGATGAGGTGGGCGCAGGCACCGACCCTTCGGAAGGCAGTGCTTTGGCTGTGGCTTTATTAAAGTACTTGGCAGATCAGGCTCAATTGGCGATCGCTACCACTCACTTTGGCGAACTCAAAGCCCTGAAATACCAGGACGAGCGGTTTGAAAATGCTGCCGTTGAGTTTGATGACGTATCGCTCTCACCAACGTACCGTCTGCTTTGGGGCATTCCTGGTCGCTCCAATGCCTTGACGATCGCGCGTCGCCTCGGTTTGAAAGCAGAAATCACTACCCAGGCACAGCAATATGTTGGTGGTGCATCCGAAGAAGTGAATGAGGTGATTGCAGGTCTAGAGGCACAGCGCCGACAACAAGAAACTAAAGCTCAAGAAGCCTCACAACTGCTGGAGCAAGCGGAACGATTACATCGACAAGTTTCGCAAAAAGCGACGGCACTCCAGGATCGGGAGCGGGATTTGCAATTGGCGCAAGAACGAGCGGTACAAGATGCGATCGCCCAAGCCAAAGGGGAAATCGCCCAGGTGATTCGGCAGTTGCAGCAAGGCCCGATGACCGCCCAGGAAGCCCAAAAAGCGACTAATGCGCTCAACGAGATTGCGGGTCGTCGTCTACCCTCAAAGCAGAAACCAGTCCCCCCGAAACCTGCTTTTCGTCCGCAAGTGGGCGATCGCATCCGGATTCCCCGCTTAGGTCAGACCGCTGAAGTTCTCAATGGTCCCGATGATGATGGAGAACTGACGGTGCGGTTTGGCTTAATGAAAATGACGGTGAAGCTTCAGGATGTCGAATCGCTGGATGGGCAAAAGCCCGAAATAGTAGCCAAGCCCAAGCCAGCGCCAGAACCTCCCCCGGTAGAGAGCAAGCCTGCTCCAGTCATTCGCACTTCGCGCAATACGGTAGACATTCGTGGGAGCCGAGTAGCGGACTCAGAAACTACCTTGGAGGAAGCGATTAGAGAGGCTCAAGCTCAAGGAACAGTGTGGATTATTCATGGTCATGGCACCGGACGCTTACGCCAAGGCGTGCATGAATTTTTGAAGCACCATCCGCAAGTGGAGCGTTTTGAGCTGGCTGAGCAAGCGGAAGGAGGCTCTGGGGTGACGGTGGCCTATCTGAAGTAA
- a CDS encoding DUF3318 domain-containing protein yields MTSYATSTTRAEMSELRRLKALLPPELQSWVMVEGATTVNPPLITAEEIGKDQVEIQIDLIRWEQLAIDQRNLLFWHEVARIQNDTIPKDGWEMAALAIGLGGAVGELWVQDGLLLLLALGLCGVSGYRLFQKNNNERTVREAIDADEKAIALATRFGYSLPNAYKSLGSALKALIDQTPKKRQRGKYEARLEALKRSAAKAKAKAKGGRPEMP; encoded by the coding sequence ATGACATCGTATGCAACCTCCACGACCAGAGCCGAGATGAGCGAACTCCGGCGTTTAAAAGCCCTGCTACCCCCTGAACTGCAGAGTTGGGTCATGGTGGAGGGAGCCACAACTGTTAACCCTCCTCTGATTACAGCTGAAGAGATTGGCAAGGATCAAGTTGAGATTCAGATTGACTTAATTCGTTGGGAACAACTCGCGATCGATCAACGCAACTTGCTGTTTTGGCATGAAGTAGCACGTATTCAGAACGATACAATTCCCAAAGATGGCTGGGAAATGGCCGCTTTGGCGATTGGTCTGGGTGGTGCTGTGGGAGAACTTTGGGTTCAAGATGGGTTGCTCTTGCTGCTAGCACTAGGGCTGTGTGGAGTTTCAGGTTACCGCTTGTTTCAGAAGAACAATAATGAGCGCACCGTGCGAGAGGCCATTGATGCTGATGAGAAGGCGATCGCCCTCGCTACTCGATTTGGCTACAGCTTGCCCAATGCCTACAAGAGTTTGGGTAGTGCTCTCAAAGCTTTAATTGATCAAACTCCCAAGAAGCGACAACGGGGCAAGTACGAAGCTCGGTTGGAAGCCCTAAAGCGTAGTGCAGCCAAAGCGAAAGCCAAAGCGAAAGGTGGCCGCCCAGAAATGCCATAG
- a CDS encoding ferredoxin:protochlorophyllide reductase (ATP-dependent) subunit N yields the protein MTLAETQPQALDFECETGNYHTFCPISCVAWLYQKIEDSFFLVIGTKTCGYFLQNAMGVMIFAEPRYAMAELEEGDISAQLNDYEELKRLCDQIKRDRNPSVIVWIGTCTTEIIKMDLEGLAPKLESEIGIPIVVARANGLDYAFTQGEDTVLAAMAQRCPDKAATTETEKDERNAIAKLLNFGRKKEEIAAEQSEYADHPPLVLFGSLPDPVVTQLTLELKKQGIKVSGWLPSKRYTELPVLEENYYVSGINPFLSRTATTLMRRRKCKLIGAPFPIGPDGTRAWLEKICSVFGIEPQGLDEREAQIWASLEDYLQLIRGKSVFFMGDNLLEISLARFLIRCGMSCPEIGIPYMDKRYQAAELALLEKTCRDMGVPNPRIVEKPDNYNQIQRIHELKPDLVITGMAHANPLEARGINTKWSVEFTFAQIHGFTNSRDILELVTRPLRRNNNLKDLGWDKLVREEAKI from the coding sequence ATGACCCTTGCTGAAACTCAGCCCCAAGCCCTAGATTTTGAGTGTGAAACTGGTAACTATCACACTTTTTGCCCGATTAGCTGTGTGGCTTGGCTATACCAAAAAATTGAAGATAGCTTCTTCCTCGTCATTGGCACTAAGACCTGTGGCTACTTCCTGCAAAACGCGATGGGCGTGATGATCTTTGCTGAGCCTCGGTATGCGATGGCAGAGTTGGAAGAAGGAGACATCTCCGCTCAGCTCAACGACTACGAAGAACTTAAGCGCTTGTGCGATCAGATTAAGCGCGATCGCAACCCCAGCGTGATTGTTTGGATCGGCACTTGCACCACCGAAATCATCAAAATGGACCTGGAAGGCTTGGCTCCCAAGCTAGAGTCAGAAATCGGGATTCCCATTGTGGTAGCTCGTGCTAACGGGCTGGACTATGCCTTCACGCAAGGGGAAGACACGGTTCTAGCAGCAATGGCTCAGCGCTGTCCAGACAAGGCTGCAACGACAGAAACCGAAAAAGATGAGCGCAACGCTATTGCCAAACTGCTCAACTTTGGTCGTAAGAAAGAAGAAATAGCTGCTGAGCAATCGGAATACGCCGATCATCCTCCGCTCGTATTGTTCGGTTCATTGCCTGATCCTGTGGTGACGCAACTCACCCTGGAACTGAAGAAGCAAGGCATTAAAGTAAGTGGTTGGTTACCCTCCAAGCGCTACACCGAGCTACCCGTACTCGAAGAAAACTATTATGTCTCTGGGATCAATCCTTTCCTCAGCCGCACTGCCACCACTTTGATGCGTCGTCGCAAGTGCAAGTTGATCGGTGCTCCTTTCCCCATTGGCCCGGATGGCACGCGGGCTTGGCTCGAAAAGATTTGCTCGGTATTCGGCATTGAACCCCAAGGCTTAGACGAGCGGGAAGCCCAGATTTGGGCCAGCCTGGAAGATTACCTCCAATTAATTCGCGGCAAATCTGTCTTCTTTATGGGAGACAACTTGCTAGAAATTTCTCTAGCTCGCTTCCTAATTCGCTGCGGCATGAGTTGCCCAGAGATCGGCATTCCTTACATGGATAAGCGCTACCAGGCAGCTGAACTGGCTCTGCTAGAGAAAACCTGCCGCGACATGGGAGTGCCGAACCCACGGATTGTAGAAAAACCTGACAACTACAACCAGATCCAACGGATTCATGAGCTAAAACCAGATTTGGTGATTACGGGCATGGCCCACGCCAATCCCCTAGAAGCGCGTGGCATTAACACCAAATGGTCTGTAGAGTTTACCTTCGCCCAAATCCACGGCTTTACCAACTCCCGTGACATCCTAGAGCTGGTGACTCGGCCCCTGCGTCGCAACAACAATCTGAAAGACTTAGGTTGGGATAAGTTGGTCCGCGAAGAAGCCAAGATCTAA
- a CDS encoding LOG family protein: MASSSSFNELASLQTNVTELINRLPTHEQGELIQQALVTILRMAEGEVNRLDWKIVTASLQDMERAFKAFYPYRHVRKISMFGSARIQPDSVEYRMAAEFARRITEQGFMVITGAGGGIMQAGNEGAGAGQSFGLNIHLPFEQGANPFIQGDPKLVFFKYFFTRKLVFLKESDALALFPGGFGTQDEAFESLTLSQTGKSAPVPLVLIDRPGGDYWRNWAEYIEKQLLKRGLISPEDPSLYTITDDLDVACEAIASFYRVFHSSRYVGSLLIIRLKSELMDKDIDKLNEEFSDILVKGRIERSKTLPQEAPDETIDLPRLALHFNQRDLGRLYQLIAAINQLALPSPTAEHPEQK; this comes from the coding sequence ATGGCCTCCTCATCGTCTTTCAACGAGCTTGCATCGCTCCAAACCAATGTGACTGAATTAATTAATCGTCTGCCCACCCATGAGCAGGGAGAGTTAATTCAGCAAGCTTTGGTAACTATTTTGCGGATGGCCGAGGGCGAAGTAAACCGCTTAGATTGGAAGATTGTGACTGCTTCTCTACAGGATATGGAGCGAGCCTTTAAAGCTTTCTATCCTTACCGTCACGTCCGCAAAATTTCTATGTTTGGGTCTGCTCGCATTCAACCCGACAGTGTTGAGTATCGGATGGCAGCTGAGTTTGCGCGTCGCATCACGGAGCAAGGTTTCATGGTGATCACTGGAGCGGGTGGTGGCATCATGCAAGCAGGGAATGAAGGCGCGGGAGCAGGGCAGTCTTTTGGTCTCAACATTCACTTACCTTTTGAGCAAGGGGCCAACCCTTTCATCCAAGGCGATCCCAAGCTGGTTTTTTTTAAGTATTTCTTCACCCGTAAACTTGTGTTCTTAAAGGAGAGCGATGCTCTGGCGCTATTTCCAGGTGGTTTTGGAACGCAAGATGAAGCTTTTGAGTCTTTAACGCTGAGTCAGACGGGTAAATCTGCTCCTGTACCTCTTGTGTTGATCGATCGCCCTGGAGGGGATTATTGGCGGAACTGGGCGGAATATATTGAAAAGCAATTACTAAAACGAGGGTTGATTAGCCCGGAAGATCCTAGCTTATATACCATTACTGATGACTTGGATGTGGCTTGCGAAGCGATCGCGAGTTTCTACCGGGTGTTTCATTCCAGCCGCTATGTCGGCAGTCTGCTAATCATTCGACTCAAGTCTGAGTTAATGGATAAAGACATAGATAAGCTGAATGAAGAGTTCAGTGACATTTTGGTCAAAGGACGCATCGAAAGAAGCAAAACCTTGCCTCAAGAAGCTCCAGATGAAACCATTGACCTACCCCGCTTAGCGCTGCACTTCAATCAACGCGATTTAGGCCGTTTGTACCAACTCATTGCTGCCATCAATCAACTAGCTCTTCCTTCTCCTACTGCCGAGCACCCAGAACAAAAGTAA
- the trxA gene encoding thioredoxin: protein MSAAAQVTDSSFKQEVLESEVPVLVDFWAPWCGPCRMVAPVVDEIAQQYDGQIKVVKVNTDENPSVASQYGIRSIPTLMIFKGGQRVDMVVGAVPKTTLANTLEKYL from the coding sequence ATGTCAGCAGCTGCACAAGTGACGGATTCTAGTTTTAAGCAAGAAGTGCTTGAAAGTGAAGTTCCAGTTTTAGTTGATTTTTGGGCTCCCTGGTGCGGTCCCTGTCGGATGGTTGCACCTGTTGTTGACGAGATCGCCCAACAGTACGATGGGCAAATCAAGGTCGTCAAAGTTAATACTGACGAGAATCCCAGCGTTGCTAGCCAATACGGTATCCGCAGCATCCCAACGCTGATGATTTTTAAGGGAGGACAGCGAGTTGATATGGTAGTGGGTGCTGTACCGAAGACCACTCTAGCTAACACTTTAGAAAAGTATCTTTAA
- a CDS encoding GuaB3 family IMP dehydrogenase-related protein: MEIQLGRGKTARRAYGFDEIALVPGQRTLDPSLADTSWKIGGIERQIPIIASAMDGVVDVKMAVLLSQLGALGVLNLEGIQTRYADPNPILDRIASVGTTEFVPLMQELYAEPIKPELIEQRIQEIKSQGGIAAVSATPVGAAKFGAIVAKAGADLFFIQATVVSTAHLSPESIVPLDLARFCQEMPMPVILGNCVTYEVALNLMKAGAAGVLVGIGPGAACTSRGVLGVGVPQVTAIADCAAARDDYYQETGNYVPVIADGGLVTGGDICKCIACGADGVMIGSPFARSAEAPGRGFHWGMATPSPVLPRGTRIRVGTTGTLEQILRGPAQLDDGTHNFLGALQTSMGTLGAKNIKEMQQVEVVIAPSLLTEGKVYQKAQQLGMGK; this comes from the coding sequence GTGGAAATTCAACTTGGGCGGGGCAAAACAGCTCGCAGAGCATACGGATTCGACGAAATTGCGTTGGTTCCCGGTCAGCGGACGCTTGATCCGAGCTTGGCCGATACGAGCTGGAAGATTGGTGGCATCGAACGGCAAATTCCCATCATTGCGAGTGCAATGGATGGAGTAGTGGATGTCAAAATGGCTGTGCTCCTATCTCAGTTGGGAGCGTTGGGTGTATTGAACCTAGAGGGCATTCAAACCCGCTATGCCGACCCCAACCCCATTCTGGATAGAATCGCGTCGGTGGGAACCACTGAGTTTGTTCCCTTGATGCAAGAGCTTTACGCAGAGCCGATCAAACCAGAGCTGATTGAGCAGCGAATTCAGGAAATCAAGAGCCAAGGTGGTATTGCTGCGGTCAGTGCTACTCCCGTCGGAGCTGCCAAGTTTGGGGCGATTGTGGCCAAAGCAGGCGCTGATCTGTTCTTTATTCAAGCAACGGTTGTTTCTACAGCCCACCTGTCTCCAGAGTCAATTGTGCCGCTGGATCTGGCTCGGTTCTGCCAAGAAATGCCTATGCCAGTGATTCTGGGCAACTGTGTCACCTATGAAGTAGCCCTAAACCTGATGAAGGCAGGGGCAGCAGGCGTGCTAGTTGGCATTGGCCCAGGTGCTGCTTGTACTTCTCGTGGGGTGCTTGGCGTGGGTGTGCCTCAAGTCACCGCGATCGCCGACTGTGCCGCAGCACGGGACGACTACTATCAAGAAACTGGCAACTATGTTCCCGTCATTGCCGATGGTGGACTCGTCACAGGTGGCGATATCTGTAAGTGTATTGCTTGCGGCGCGGACGGTGTCATGATTGGTTCTCCCTTTGCTCGCTCCGCCGAAGCACCAGGTCGGGGTTTCCACTGGGGGATGGCGACTCCTAGCCCCGTTCTGCCACGCGGAACCCGGATTCGAGTCGGTACCACAGGCACGCTAGAGCAAATTCTCCGTGGCCCTGCCCAACTCGACGATGGCACTCACAACTTCCTAGGCGCTTTGCAAACCAGTATGGGTACCTTAGGCGCTAAAAACATCAAGGAAATGCAGCAAGTTGAAGTCGTGATTGCCCCTTCCTTGTTAACCGAAGGCAAGGTTTATCAAAAGGCGCAACAGCTTGGAATGGGTAAGTAA